ccaaatgccagacgcgtccctgtcccccgaatgaggataacccaccagatagcaggacaggtgatcccgagctcttgggtgcaaagtgcaggatgactccaaagttctccaacgaggacacccgttgaatacaagaacagagctcccaaagcacacaccaaagtaaaccccacatccccaacgaggacacccgttgaatacatgAGGAGgtcttcaatcatcaggcatacccctggaggccttcaagcttttcacggacatccccctccttgaccgtctcaaggagggaatttttcaaagagtacctgcaacaaatacattagtaaaaataacctccattgctcctctccatgcaagctttgtcctgaattcaacatcaaaaagtatatagatcaaacacaggacgcgtcctaaccaACTGGGCGCGTCCTAACCTCCACAAATCCAACCCTGCTTTAATCGTTTCTTATAACATGTAAAGTCACAGGACACGTCCTAGAATATAGGGCACGTCCTTAACCTTATTAGACTTGCACCGTCTCCTCTAAACCATCACGCACAACATTTCACTTTCAACGACACATCCTTGCTAAGGTAGGCGCGTCCTAAAGCATCCATCACCATAAGATTTCACCTGCCAAGCACTTTCATAATTATTGACGCGTTCATAACGCCTGGGCGCGTCCTTCCTTGAACATGCACTCTTCTCGCCTCGTAACATATCCCTTCCCAAGTAGGCGCGTCCTCAATACTTGGACGCGTCCTCACTTTCACAACGCAATACTGAGTTTGAGTGTAATTAGCCCGcatttgacccgagtcaatccaatgccaaattttgggtataacaacaACTAATTTTATTCACTTCTAACAATCGAGATTTTGACATAAATTTTAATGTTAATGCCCACACACGTGAGGTTCGAACCACCTTGTACTTGTCGTTAGTAAAACTGTGAAATTATATAGGGGTACTAAGTACCAAACATCATTAGGCTTCAATGACAGCTGTATTTACAAACACTTTGCATCTACAACATCTTTTTCTTGTCTATTACTTTGCTTTGTCTCAAAACTTCCCTCCTTTTTTAATCAAATTTCACAATCATATCCGCTTGCTTTCCATGTATTTATGTCCTCTGAACTCATCATCATTTTCTCGAGCCTTATTTTGCAAGTATATGTGTACATTCAATAGTCTTAGTCCTTGCTAGATTTCATATTTATTGCCTCATCCACCGCTCCATGTACGAAAATATTAATTGCCCTGCGTGTGTGTCTGTGATGCACATTTTTTACCGGTATAAATTTCTGTTTCCATTAGTAATGAATGTTGTTATTATTACTGTGCTTCATTTTCTATCCAACCACGGTGAAGGAGTACCAAGACGCTCTGGAATTTAATTCAGTTGTGAATTTACCCGAGATTTTTGTGTTCTCCTGCAGAGCGTCTGTGTTTTAGGTACATACACATTTTCTGCGCACACACAAACACAATTATGTATATGTAAGGGCTTATATTGTATCACTAAAGCTAGAGTGCGTGCAACAACTTATTTTATAAGTGTTTTCCTTGGAGACAAAGGCTAATGCGGATAAAGGTCGAAGCTGAGTCGAATATGGAAAATTATCAAGTGATAGAACAGGTCGGTAGAGGAGCTTTCGGAACTGCATTTCTAGTGCAACACAAGCTTGAAATGAAAAAGTAAGATGCTCTTTACGCTATGTTTTGCAAGTATATTACTTAATTTTTGATGTCTTAGATTTTTTAGTATGCGTGTAAGGATCCTAACAAGTCCTCCGCAGTATGCTTATTTTACTTTGTTTTGGGGATTTTTTTCCTGACAAGAGAACGAGACAATCAGTGAAAGGAGTTGGAGCACATGTGTTGTAATGACTGCTGCTACATTAAACAAACAATCATCGGCAACAAATGATTAATTATGTTTACTCGCTTTTGCAGGTATGTGATCAAGAGGATTGGCTTGGCTAAACAAACAGAGAAATTCAAACGCACCGCGCATCAGGAGGTTACGAGCCTTCCAACTACATTACTGgataaattattaatatacatTAAATAGAATAGTTCAAGCAGTCATGCATAGTAATATTATGACTCCCAGATGTATGGATGTGGTCATTTAGAGGGTTAATTAACCATTCCAAGAGGGTTAGAGCCGCAACTTGCTGTTAGCTCGACTCCGTTCTCGATAATATGAACCCATATGTTTAAGTTTCCTAAAATTAAAGGTATATATCTATGATCTTACGTGAGGAATATAATTCTTTAAGTACACTTAATTTTCACGACGTGTATATCAGAAGTTCATTACAAATAGAGAATATCAAATATAATACCATAACATTACTCCTACACTGTTAAGTCTTGCTTTTTAACAAATTGAAAGTTAGAACAAAGATTATTGTCACTGGTAGAATATATATCACAACTACATAGGTTTTGTTTCTACATAAAATCTGAAATACACTAAAGATCAGAATCACCTAATTACCAATTATGTCAAAGTTATGGGAAGCAAATAATTAGCAATCGTAGAATTTTCATGGTTATAATTTGGGAAGCGTAATAGAGTGTTGAGCAGGCAGAAGTTGGGCAACCTTATATTTGATGCTTGAACTGCAGATGAATTTGATTGCCAAGCTGCATAACCCATTTATAGTGGAGTACAAGGATGCATGGGTAGAAAAGGTAAACTATATGCTCTCTATGATCAGTAATACTTGCACTTGAAAAAGACGACAATATTTTGTTTTGCTAATCTAAAATTATAGTCAATTCAAGCCGAAGACAACTGCAATGAGCTGAACTTAACAAGGCGTTATATTACTACATGCTAGTTTCTTACCTGGTTAAATTAAATTTTCAGGCTTGTGGTATATGCATTGTTACAAGTTACTGCGAAGGAGGAGACATGTAAGCCAGAAACTAAACTTTGTTAAATTGATTACATAAACTCGGTCCAGTATAAACAATGTTCATTCTAATAAACCTAGAAGTGACTCTGGTGTAGAAACTAAAAATTTATTTCAATGTTCATAATTTCCTAGTTTGAAATTTTCAGGGCAGAGATGATTAAGAAAGCTAGAGGAACTTATTTTCCTGAGGAGGTGAGTAAGCATATCTATGATGGGCAAGAATCTAAAGATCCTCAGTTGTTATGAACAGATGCCAAAACTACTGTATATATACTTTGTCTTGCAGAAGCTCTGCAAATGGATGACCCAACTGCTACTAGCTGTTAATTATCTTCATTCGAACCGAGTCCTTCATAGGGATATCAAGGTGCATACAGCTGtcaaatcattatatttttaagAAGAACCGGTAAATGTAATTTTGAACTGATTATTTTTTTTCTATGGCACCAGTGTTCCAACATATTTCTTACAAATGAAGAAGATATCAGACTTGGTAAGAACAACTGCAGAATAATACAAGTTAAATGCTATGGCCCTCTGATCAGTTTTATTCCCAAAATTAAACAGGTGACTTCGGACTTGCGAAAATACTAAACAAAGATGATCTCGCGTCTTCGGTAATATTTGATTCCCCTTTTACACTTTGTGGAATTTCATTTTTTAAGTGGCCTACTTTATGTTCAAACTTATTCCATGTGAAAGACTTGGATATGGTTTGCCTGtcaaaaaaattctaaaatatttatcTCATATGTATCTCACGTCATCTGCATATAATCTACATTAAGAAAGAACATGAGAAACCTACTTAAAAATGAATCGAGTGATCTAAGATAATCTACTGGTGTTTAGACAGAGTAAGGGGGAATGGAATTCTAGTTTCTTATTGTACTTCCCTTACCTATGTTGTTAACTTCTTCGATTTGTATGCTACtcattaaaattttatatttgtaCAAGTTTAATTCTAAGACTTCACAAATGATTTTTCGTAGTTGATTTTATATTCAAACATTTACCTGTTAAACCTTACTTAGGTTGTTGGCACTCCAAACTATATGTGTCCAGAACTTATAGCAGATATACCGTATGGCTACCAGTCAGACATCTGGTCCTTAGGTATATACATTTCTCCATAACACAATTTTCGTGCGTAATTTGGTATTAATGGTGGTGCATGAGACATATTTTTTATAAGTTGACAGTTTGCTTTGTACCCAGGTTGCTCCTTGTTTGAAATAGCTGCACATCAACCAGCATATAGAGCTCGAGTAAGTTTCAGCTTAAGATGCTTTCCCGCACTACATATATGTGGGTATATGGTCTCGGTATTATACAGTTAAATGTAAAAATGAAACATAACTTATAGATTTAGTTAGTATCCACTACTAAGAAATATATATGAAACAGGACATGGCCGGACTCATAAGCAAAATCAACCAATCATCTATTTCCCCGCTGCCTGCAGTTTATTCCTCTACATTGTAAGGAACATCCCTCAGCTTATAGTATACTGTAACTAATTAAAATGACATAATAGAACGCTATGATTGGTTAATATATCACATTGCTTTGTATTACAGGAAAAGATTGATCAAAAGCATGCTACGGAAAAAGCCAGAACTCCGACCAACTGTCAGTCTCCAACTCTCTATCTTAGAAATACTGTATATGGCTGTGAATTAGTAAATTACCTTGCTATGACACTTGCATCTTTTTCTCTGACATTTAGGCTGCAGAGCTGTTGAGGCATCCCTATCTACAAGCATATGTCGCCAAATACAGCAACTCATCTGCAGTTTTTCTTCCTGTAAAACCTGAAAATAAGTTGAGGGATAAATCAACAAGAACGCAGCTTTCTGACAAGCTGAAGCAGAGTAGAAACAGCAGGACTGGAGAAAATGTAGTCTTGACGCGGTTGAAAAATGTTCATACATTTGATGGAAAGGCTTTTCACCAATTCAGGAAAGTCAAGGTCAAGACTGAACCAGTTAGTTCTATAAAGAAGTTTAGGCAAGTGTCCAAAGGAAAAGAAGGCTCTAGGGGCACTTTAAACATGCTTGATGAAAATGCTAGTGCTGACTTAGAGAAATCAGCTATAGACAGTTCATTGATTAAACAACACACTGATGTAATAGAACTAGAAGAGTTCAACTTATCAGGTGCTTCCCAGCAGCACCAGAATAGTGAGACAGTATGCACAGGGAAATGCATGAGCCATGGAAACTGCGACACAAACTCAGAACCACCTAAATACCAAATGTACAGCAACAAGATTTTTAAGGACGAGAAGTTGTCGGACGCCACAACTATAATAAAGCATGTGCATGAAACTCTACGTCTCTCCAAATTAGATGCGGGCACTGCTTCAGAACAAACTTCTACAAGTACAGTCACGCTTGCAGAAGGAACTGATCCAAGCATAGAAGCAGATGATGCTATAAGCCAGCATAATGGCAGAGAAAACTGTTATCAAGTAAATCAAAAACCCTCTGATATTTTACCAATTAGAAGAGAATTGTCTTTGGGACAAAAGAGAGCAGAAGCATTGGAAGCGCTACTTGAACTTTGCGCAAAACTCCTTAGACAAAAAAGGCATGAGGAACTTGCCGGTGTTCTTAGACCATTTGGTGAAGAGGCTGTTTCTTCAAGGGAAACAGCCATTTGGTTATCGAAGAGCCTGAGAAATTTCACAAAACAAGAAGGGAAGATATAATATTCTGAAATTTACCTAAAATATTGTTTGTGTCAACTATCAACTAACATTAAATCTATATTCTATTAGCTGTGCATTTATACCATATTACTTCTCTGGAGTAGGAAACTGCACTACCATGTTCTTTGGGATTTAATTTCTGTCAACTACAAGTTTATTTTTTTCCTGACGTTGTAACCTAGTGGATAGCTCGTGTTGGGAATcttgttaattgccttgaaaatAATAACCTTGTTCAGATTCAAATTTATATATCTTGCATGAAAAATCACCAAATAACAAGCTGGAAACATGCAACAATAGGATTCGGGATACCCTAGTGATTACCCACAACCTCTTGGTCTACAGGTATTTCCTTCACATAACTCTTTTCTAATGACAAAGAGCAGGGTTCAAATTCTTGTACGAGGTAAGGGCCCTTGTTAACTCTTCCCAAATGGGTAAAGGGCAACAGGTCATGGTTTGAAATCCTTGTAGATTGTAAGTGCTACTGGCCCTCTTTAACAACACACTTGCCTTTCAAATTAATACATGTTAGAATTTGAGCAACAATTTACAAAgcaatatatacatatatgagacCAGGAGTCTTATGTTAAGGAGGAAACAACCATTGAAATTTAACTTCAGAATGTAGGTAATGCAGATGTGTCTGTAGCACGACACTATCTTTGTCAGAGCATCCCCGGTTCCAGTGTAGTTTCTTGGTGAAACACTGAAGCTAAACCATCCGCATTATTTGGAGTGAAAAGCATTTTATGTACATGAACTATTGGAAATATGCACTTTGTATACGTGAACTACCATATCTAGCAAAAAGCATGCTATACTATCAATTTTGTAGCAAAAAGCATGCTACCGTTCAAAGGGTTTAACTCCGTAAGGCTATTTCCAGAAATGCATATAAAAGTCGAAGGCTTGGATGTAAAAACACAGATGAAACGGCTCTTAGCTGATGATAAAAAGCAGAGTACTCTAAAAAACAACTCAAACCAATTGAGAAGCTAATTTCATCAGTTTTTTCTTTCAGGGTTCTTGTTTATATATGATGGATGAAAGATGTGTGTGGTATGTTGGTGGTAGAATGTACAGCGTGGACGGAGAACAATGTTGGACGGAGATTTGTTAGTTGTGTCAATGGTCGAAGGGGTTGTAAGTACTTCTGATGGGTTGATTTTCCGGTTTGCGAGCGTGGTCGTGTTGTTATATTGGAGTTGCTTAGAAGAATCGAGAGGAATGAAGAGTAATTGGAGAAATTGATGGTGTTGCAAGACAAAGAGAAGAAGATCAGCCCTTCAAAATTTAGACTTAATCCATGTGTTTGTTTGAATGTAGTCATTGTACTGTTTGTAGTTGTTTGCTTTGGTCTTAGTGGATCAAATATGTAATGTGTTCTTTTTGTTTGTTGTTTTTGACAGGTTTAAGTCATGTAGTATGTTGGTGGATTGGATTAAgttatttttcatatttttttctaATTAGTTATTTTCCATATTACTTGTAATGCATTTTCGAAATGAGAATTGATCTAAGTTATGAAATTTATGTGATGTTGCTTGTTATTATTGGCATTGTAGTTGTTAGAATGGACATATATACAACCATACATATAGAAATTCATTCAATCAGTCCCTTTCATTATTGAACTAGATAAAAACATAACTAACTTACTTGAGAAGGATAAAAACATAACAGACGGATAGTGAAAAATATAGGAAAGGGACGAAAACAAAGCAATAAACTCTAGTTCGACTAGAGTGCCTACATGAGATCTGCTGCAAGGATGGGACGGAGGAAATAAGGTGCCTCATGGAACTCATTGAGGCCACCATCAGCACCAATCTGAGCTTGTGCAAAAGATGTGGCTGCTTCATTAGCAGAGTTAGCCATATGCATCCCTGCACAGGAGTCCCAACCCTCATTCATGAGGTTGTTGATCAACACCACCAAATCAAAGAACCAAAACTCAGGGTCAAGATGATTCACCTGGTTCATAGCTTCCTCACAATCAGATTCAATGAAAACTGACTTCACATCTCCTTTCTCCCATGCCATTTTCAAACCATAAAAGATAGACCATAACTCTGCTGCTAGTAGTGTTAGGGATTTGAGCAATAAAATGCAAcgaaaaaataaaaattttcgAATTCCTGCCGCAGGATCTACGTATAATGAACGGATAATTATGGAGAATtgatgtttaccttaataaagctttccttctgacTGTAGCGGGTgttctgatcttgatgaaccaacacaacagccCTTCTttcgaagatctgctctccaaaggtatccacacgaacatccgatcgtccaacgatcaccggagccggtactagccgatttggttgcctttttttctctctctctctctctagcctctctaagatgtagagttGCTAGGGTTTTTTTCTCAAAAATGTGATTCAACTTCTTccaccctaaaaatatacatcttaatgtatatatagggagaTAGGAGATTCGGGCCTAACCCTAATCataatgggcttctaaaaggacccattctgattttgggtttacattattattaaattcgaattctaatatatatacaattaatcaagtctcacttaattaagttaattattaaattcgaattaaaaaaataaaatatttaaattcataatttaaataacactccattttaaaacgttctttgtgtgtgacccttaggttattattatgttgacaataattttattttctaataataaaattataaacaatgagtggcatctggtaatacatcattgttccctaagtaataataataattggtgattcaattaaacctttcgtgaataatgtaaaatgtaatataatccctttagccttatattatagatcaaactcgaggcatgcattgtgtcatcctctgttaacgtttaattcttctttctttgatcaatgagtaaactattaaacaaatcagtatttgagcacggccatgcattttatagacttactcaatcaagaggccaataatatcactcctttaataaaggaaggctaaatcccatctagatcattcatatttctcatacgattcataatatacccaatgtatacttttattattacccggtcaaggataactttcaatagtatcaaagtatattaattcttatatagaaatataatgattttaggtctaaggaccaatacatcattatcactgtgagattaacttatgacactttaaacatgtagtatctcacaacgggtcaatccagcaccatgtatttaatacatgtgcccgtgttttgacttttaatatcaccatacctatgatccatgagatgtgatcatcagtcaacaaacatacttgtctcaacgtatttattatcgtcccttaacaataatacttgactagggacctttaggaatatcaatactattctcataatctcatttctaagtcacgtacttagagatatagatttacatatcatattccaaggatatttattaatctaacattttatcgcagataataaagatataataaattactaaagaataatccatagaatcataattaataatccaaatgtttcataatataaacataatattgttgtctctagggcacaaacactaacaagtAGCACCATCAATCCCATCATACCAGCATTCCCCCTCACCCAATGACCTCGATTATTTCTCATGATACAAGCCACAACCCCCTTGTCTCTAGCCTCTGTCAAGACACCCTTATAGTTCACCTTGAAAACCCTTGCAGATGTTGGCTTGCTCCACCCGACCATGATGATTGATACAATAAATTGAACTAAGAGTGTATAGAGTAATTGGATGAATGTGTGTGAGAAATAGCGTGGACAGGTATCTGCTTAAATAGTGCACTTACCATAAATTTGGTCCAAACCATGTTAACATGCATTGGCTGTAACAGTCAAGGCCATAAGTCCCAAGGCATTCAAACTTCCATTACCAAGGCAGTTTAAAGTTTACCACAAAAGCCAATAAGAGAAGAGATAAATGGAAACTGGTCGATTAATGCCACTTAATATATAATAAGGCATTATAAATTGTTACATTAGCTGACTGTTTTGGGTACTAAAAATAAAGTTGTGTACATTAATTTGTACAAAAAAATACCCTGCCATTACACTAAATATATCTAAAGATGTAATGCACTAGCTTACTAGTCAAAATGACTACAAAAATATATCAGTTTCTACCACATGACTTCAACTGTGTATCATCAGAATCACAACCTCCATAAAGGCCTTGTACTCAATGCCGCTTTCCTTGCATTAGCTTCTGCTTCTATCTGCTGCAAGGTTGTGACATATTGTCCCATAACCATAGCTCTTTGTGGTTGTATACCTAAAATTGTGTTGTCCATCCTAGAAGGCTGAGTATAAGATGTGAAAACACCTCCTTGATTATACCCTTGGACATGTTGAGGAGTGATATCAATTGAACTAGGTGCAGGAGGAGTAGGAGT
This sequence is a window from Apium graveolens cultivar Ventura chromosome 9, ASM990537v1, whole genome shotgun sequence. Protein-coding genes within it:
- the LOC141687323 gene encoding serine/threonine-protein kinase Nek6-like translates to MRIKVEAESNMENYQVIEQVGRGAFGTAFLVQHKLEMKKYVIKRIGLAKQTEKFKRTAHQEMNLIAKLHNPFIVEYKDAWVEKACGICIVTSYCEGGDMAEMIKKARGTYFPEEKLCKWMTQLLLAVNYLHSNRVLHRDIKCSNIFLTNEEDIRLGDFGLAKILNKDDLASSVVGTPNYMCPELIADIPYGYQSDIWSLGCSLFEIAAHQPAYRARDMAGLISKINQSSISPLPAVYSSTLKRLIKSMLRKKPELRPTAAELLRHPYLQAYVAKYSNSSAVFLPVKPENKLRDKSTRTQLSDKLKQSRNSRTGENVVLTRLKNVHTFDGKAFHQFRKVKVKTEPVSSIKKFRQVSKGKEGSRGTLNMLDENASADLEKSAIDSSLIKQHTDVIELEEFNLSGASQQHQNSETVCTGKCMSHGNCDTNSEPPKYQMYSNKIFKDEKLSDATTIIKHVHETLRLSKLDAGTASEQTSTSTVTLAEGTDPSIEADDAISQHNGRENCYQVNQKPSDILPIRRELSLGQKRAEALEALLELCAKLLRQKRHEELAGVLRPFGEEAVSSRETAIWLSKSLRNFTKQEGKI